The Triticum aestivum cultivar Chinese Spring chromosome 7B, IWGSC CS RefSeq v2.1, whole genome shotgun sequence genome window below encodes:
- the LOC123160860 gene encoding shaggy-related protein kinase GSK4: MRHRRRHERSGGGGELRRGAARARDGRGGRGCSGPRSGEGTRRRRAPPSLSPLQTVSYMAERVLGTSFGIVFQAKCLETRETVAIKKVLQDRPYKNRELQLMRLINHFKVVLPQVLLLLNHK; this comes from the exons ATGCGGCATCGGCGGCGGCACGAGAGGAGCGGCGGCGGAGGGGAGCTGCGAAGAGGTGCCGCTCGGGCGCGAGACGGCAGAGGCGGGCGCGGCTGCTCTGGTCCCCGATCTGGGGAGGGTACGAGGCGAAGAAGGGCGCCGCCATCGTTGTCGCCGTTGCAG ACAGTTAGCTATATGGCGGAGCGCGTTCTGGGCACTTCATTTGGCATCGTCTTTCAG GCTAAATGCTTGGAAACTAGGGAGACAGTGGCCATTAAGAAGGTACTGCAGGACCGACCGTACAAGAACCGGGAGCTGCAGCTTATGCGTTTGATTAACCATTTCAAGGTTGTTCTCCCTCAAGTACTGCTTCTTCTCAACCACAAGTAG